The Cystobacter fuscus DSM 2262 genome includes a window with the following:
- the ruvX gene encoding Holliday junction resolvase RuvX, producing the protein MRTLGLDVGTKTIGVAVSDPLGLTAQTVTTIRRSNLKADLAALKALVEEYEAQAFVVGLPLNMDGSEGPRAEATRKFVDVLTQTFGLPVELCDERLSTVAAQRTLLEADLSRAKRREVIDQMAAQFILQGWLDARSIARTTNFHAGDGDEPEE; encoded by the coding sequence ATGCGCACCCTGGGCCTCGACGTGGGCACCAAGACGATTGGCGTCGCCGTTTCAGATCCCCTGGGCCTCACCGCCCAGACGGTCACCACCATCCGCCGAAGCAACCTCAAGGCGGACCTCGCCGCGCTCAAGGCGCTGGTGGAGGAGTACGAGGCCCAGGCCTTCGTCGTCGGGCTGCCCCTCAACATGGATGGGAGCGAGGGACCGCGCGCCGAGGCGACTCGCAAGTTCGTGGACGTGCTCACCCAGACGTTCGGCCTGCCCGTGGAGCTGTGTGACGAGCGCCTGTCCACCGTGGCCGCCCAGCGCACCCTGCTCGAGGCGGACCTGTCGCGCGCCAAGCGCCGCGAGGTCATCGATCAGATGGCCGCCCAGTTCATCCTCCAGGGCTGGTTGGATGCCCGGAGCATCGCGCGGACCACGAACTTCCACGCCGGGGATGGCGACGAGCCGGAGGAGTGA
- a CDS encoding GAF domain-containing sensor histidine kinase, producing the protein MRDVASRMVKHGTVGTEQLHLGSFIRAQRSRILDDWEGAVRQLPYAQGLSRPRLLDHLPDLLDRIANVVETVHTGGESSLDEMPEVHALERLDSGYDLDEVAEEYALLRACILQLYGEHLASVGASSLGVAMREMVSFNRTFDEAVSAAVSRYTRARERTLVALDRISEAALGTEELDVFLPKLLRVMLETTEAVDSVTLLLREDDVLRMRASVGLEGAGDRDFRERLGEGFSGHIAAEQRPFEVRSAATDPRVRCEALRSRGTRALYGVPLMYGGEVIGVAQMGSRTTFEFSNEDKLLFRAMVSRVTALIVQAGLAAREHAARVEAEEGRQLLQLLIEQSSDAIVMADARGVLRVFNSAAARMHGFGLKDVPPSEWGEAYGLLTLDERPLHSEDTPLLRALRNEVVTEARWKVRHVDGSVRTLSGTASPLRRPDGSLAGAVLNARDETERLRREQERLETLALLDALLATAPVGLAFLDRELRYVRVNEMVAAAHGHPVEAFPGRTLTEVLGDEAACIEPLLRRVLETGEMLKGHEFEVPSSGVLAHWVGDYFPVRAPDGRVLGVGCVVSDITERKQQEERMRQTAEFRERFLGIVSHDLRNPLNAILLSASALLKLDGMPSGHVQRVRRIVTSAERMGRMIGELLDFTRGRLGGGIPIQPRAAQLRHLCQQVLEELESSHPGRRLRLSAEGDFQGVWDADRLVQLLGNLGKNALDYSPPGTPVDFVLHAEADAVRVEVHNEGPPIPARLLPEIFEPFRRAVSGEASPSSGLGLGLFIVQRIAQAHGGSVEVRSTEEAGTTFTLRLPRRARQVPESSGARH; encoded by the coding sequence GTGCGAGACGTTGCTTCGCGGATGGTCAAGCACGGCACTGTCGGTACAGAGCAGTTGCATCTGGGCAGCTTCATCCGCGCACAGCGATCTCGGATCCTGGACGATTGGGAAGGGGCCGTTCGCCAGCTTCCCTACGCTCAAGGACTCTCCCGGCCCCGGTTGCTCGATCACCTGCCAGACCTGCTGGATCGCATCGCCAACGTGGTGGAGACGGTCCACACCGGTGGCGAGTCGTCACTCGACGAGATGCCCGAGGTGCACGCCCTGGAGCGGCTGGACTCGGGCTATGACCTGGACGAGGTGGCCGAGGAGTACGCGCTGCTGCGCGCCTGCATCCTCCAGCTCTATGGCGAGCACCTCGCGTCCGTGGGGGCGTCGTCCCTGGGGGTGGCCATGCGGGAGATGGTGTCCTTCAACCGCACGTTCGACGAGGCGGTGTCCGCCGCCGTGTCCCGCTACACCCGCGCCCGCGAGCGCACGCTGGTGGCGCTCGACCGCATCTCCGAGGCGGCGCTCGGGACGGAGGAGCTGGACGTCTTCCTGCCGAAGTTGCTGCGCGTGATGTTGGAGACCACCGAGGCGGTGGACTCCGTCACCCTGCTGCTGCGCGAGGACGACGTGTTGCGCATGCGCGCGTCGGTGGGCCTGGAGGGGGCGGGGGACCGGGACTTCCGCGAGCGCCTGGGCGAGGGCTTCAGCGGGCACATCGCGGCGGAGCAGCGCCCGTTCGAGGTGCGCTCGGCGGCGACGGATCCCCGGGTGCGCTGCGAGGCGCTCCGGTCCCGGGGAACACGGGCCCTGTATGGCGTGCCCCTGATGTACGGCGGCGAGGTCATCGGCGTGGCCCAGATGGGCAGCCGCACCACCTTCGAGTTCTCCAACGAGGACAAGCTGCTCTTTCGCGCCATGGTGAGCCGGGTCACCGCGCTCATCGTCCAGGCGGGGCTCGCCGCGCGGGAGCACGCCGCGCGCGTGGAGGCGGAGGAGGGCCGGCAACTGCTGCAACTGCTCATCGAGCAGAGCAGTGACGCCATCGTCATGGCGGATGCGCGGGGCGTGCTGCGGGTCTTCAACTCCGCGGCCGCGCGCATGCATGGCTTCGGTCTGAAGGACGTGCCTCCGTCGGAGTGGGGCGAGGCCTACGGACTGCTCACCCTGGACGAGCGGCCCCTGCACTCCGAGGACACGCCGCTGTTGCGCGCCCTGCGCAACGAGGTGGTGACGGAGGCCCGGTGGAAGGTGCGGCACGTGGATGGCTCGGTGCGCACCCTGAGCGGCACCGCGTCGCCGCTGCGCCGGCCGGATGGCTCGCTGGCGGGGGCCGTGCTCAATGCCCGGGACGAGACCGAGCGGTTGCGCCGCGAGCAGGAGCGGCTCGAGACGCTCGCGCTGCTGGACGCGCTGCTGGCCACGGCTCCCGTGGGCCTGGCCTTCCTGGACCGCGAGCTGCGCTACGTGCGCGTCAACGAGATGGTGGCCGCCGCCCATGGCCATCCCGTGGAGGCCTTTCCGGGCAGGACCCTGACCGAGGTGCTCGGCGACGAGGCGGCGTGCATCGAGCCGCTCCTGCGGCGGGTGCTGGAGACCGGGGAGATGCTCAAGGGGCACGAGTTCGAGGTTCCCTCCTCCGGCGTCTTGGCGCACTGGGTGGGGGACTACTTTCCGGTGCGAGCACCGGACGGACGGGTGCTCGGGGTGGGCTGCGTGGTGTCGGACATCACCGAGCGCAAGCAGCAGGAGGAGCGGATGCGCCAGACGGCGGAGTTCCGCGAGCGCTTCCTGGGCATCGTCTCGCACGATCTGCGCAACCCCCTCAACGCCATCCTCCTGTCGGCCAGCGCGCTGTTGAAGCTGGACGGCATGCCCTCGGGTCATGTGCAGCGGGTGCGCCGCATCGTCACCAGCGCGGAGCGCATGGGGCGGATGATTGGCGAGCTGCTCGACTTCACCCGGGGACGGCTGGGCGGGGGAATTCCCATCCAGCCTCGAGCCGCCCAATTGCGCCACCTCTGCCAGCAGGTGCTGGAGGAACTGGAGAGCAGCCACCCGGGCCGGCGGTTGCGCCTGTCGGCGGAGGGCGATTTCCAGGGCGTCTGGGACGCGGATCGGCTCGTCCAACTGCTGGGCAACCTGGGCAAGAACGCACTCGACTACAGCCCGCCGGGCACCCCGGTGGACTTCGTGCTGCACGCCGAGGCGGACGCCGTGCGGGTGGAGGTGCACAACGAGGGGCCCCCCATCCCGGCGAGGCTGTTGCCGGAGATCTTCGAGCCCTTCCGGCGGGCCGTGTCGGGGGAGGCGTCCCCGAGCTCCGGCCTGGGGCTGGGGCTCTTCATCGTGCAGCGCATCGCCCAGGCCCACGGCGGCTCCGTCGAGGTGCGCTCCACGGAGGAGGCGGGGACGACCTTCACCCTGCGCCTGCCCCGGCGGGCGCGGCAGGTTCCCGAGTCCAGTGGCGCGCGGCACTGA
- a CDS encoding ArnT family glycosyltransferase — translation MSSASPVPSPTSRLPGASSPLSAVPDASPEPSTRLLIGLLIAAALLPRLLLMPFNENYYGDAVARTELSERWAREPHVITSYGDGTYQFGPLHIYLVGAALEAVPDKALAGRLVSLLFGVLAVLPLFSLTRRLFGWRAGMVAGLSLSVWGMHLQMSTTAASEALSLFLMLWVFALVAQGLDENRMGPLFGAAAVLNLACATRYDAWLFMPLLCLALLFWGPDRIAGLTRAVGFGIVCLPFPLLWMQGNEMAHGDPFFPIRAVEQFHDAWVKDGIARVGPWRYRLESLAFWPGMALLTLSPGVALLGMVGMWRTWRTRPDVRWLTLAALVPTAYFTFRAAVLLDFQPLGRFTVTELALLLPFVGPGFVACVGSRGAGVRGALASVCTVLAVAVPVAMGLYTFRADGGMRDSLRPVSPTSTNPVPLMQVARFLKEEVAAKGGAAVLDEDPSYMDLQLAFFSGLDDERLARVRWATFRDHLRRAQPEYLVRFDNGRLVKDAGVKWDGGRTLVLDGVEYGELDGFSPPLHVYRRR, via the coding sequence ATGTCGTCCGCCTCGCCCGTTCCCTCCCCGACCTCGCGCCTTCCGGGCGCCTCGTCCCCCCTCTCCGCGGTGCCCGATGCCTCGCCGGAGCCCTCGACCCGGCTGCTGATCGGTCTGCTGATCGCCGCGGCGCTGTTGCCTCGTCTGCTGTTGATGCCCTTCAACGAGAACTATTACGGGGACGCGGTGGCGCGCACGGAGCTCTCCGAGCGCTGGGCACGTGAGCCGCACGTGATCACCTCCTACGGAGACGGCACCTACCAGTTCGGTCCGCTCCACATCTATCTCGTGGGAGCGGCGCTCGAGGCGGTGCCGGACAAGGCGCTCGCGGGCCGTCTGGTGAGCCTGCTGTTCGGCGTGCTGGCGGTGCTGCCCCTCTTCTCACTCACCCGGCGGTTGTTCGGCTGGCGCGCGGGGATGGTGGCGGGGCTGTCGCTGAGCGTCTGGGGCATGCACCTGCAGATGTCCACGACGGCCGCCAGCGAGGCGCTCTCGCTCTTCCTCATGCTGTGGGTGTTCGCGCTGGTGGCCCAGGGGCTGGACGAGAACCGCATGGGCCCGCTCTTCGGGGCGGCGGCGGTGCTCAACCTCGCGTGCGCCACGCGCTACGACGCCTGGCTGTTCATGCCGCTGTTGTGTCTGGCGCTGCTCTTCTGGGGGCCGGACCGGATCGCCGGCCTCACGCGCGCGGTGGGCTTTGGCATCGTGTGCCTGCCCTTTCCGCTGCTGTGGATGCAGGGCAACGAGATGGCGCATGGGGATCCCTTCTTCCCCATCCGCGCGGTGGAGCAGTTCCATGACGCCTGGGTGAAGGACGGCATCGCCCGGGTGGGCCCGTGGCGCTACCGCCTGGAGAGCCTGGCCTTCTGGCCCGGCATGGCGCTGCTCACCCTGTCGCCCGGAGTGGCCCTGCTGGGCATGGTGGGCATGTGGCGCACGTGGCGCACGCGGCCGGACGTGCGCTGGTTGACGCTCGCGGCGCTGGTGCCCACCGCGTACTTCACCTTCCGGGCCGCGGTGCTGCTCGACTTCCAGCCGCTCGGGCGCTTCACGGTGACGGAGCTCGCGCTGCTGCTGCCCTTCGTGGGGCCCGGCTTCGTGGCGTGCGTGGGCTCGCGCGGGGCCGGGGTGCGCGGCGCCCTGGCCAGCGTGTGCACGGTGCTGGCGGTGGCGGTGCCCGTGGCCATGGGCCTCTACACGTTCCGCGCCGATGGCGGCATGCGCGACAGCCTGCGGCCCGTGAGCCCCACCTCCACCAACCCGGTGCCCCTGATGCAGGTGGCCCGCTTCCTCAAGGAGGAGGTCGCCGCCAAGGGCGGCGCGGCCGTGCTCGACGAGGATCCAAGCTACATGGACCTCCAGCTCGCCTTCTTCTCCGGCCTGGACGATGAGCGGCTCGCCCGGGTGCGCTGGGCTACCTTCCGCGATCACCTGCGCCGCGCCCAGCCGGAGTACCTCGTGCGCTTCGACAATGGCCGCCTGGTGAAGGACGCGGGCGTGAAGTGGGACGGGGGACGCACGCTGGTGCTCGATGGCGTGGAGTACGGCGAGCTCGACGGCTTCTCCCCCCCGCTGCACGTGTACCGGCGTCGCTGA
- a CDS encoding PAS domain-containing protein has product MGTQHSDQGMDATPPQRPGSPSPQSPPTRSPGWPALPALAGYAAALLSVVLIAGLFLRSSHALTQASFRLARTLDFINEADHLLSLVKEAETNQRGYLLLREERGLAAYQEARRLIDPSLDRLRTLAPDDPRQRERLERMASLIQREFASMERPLALMRAGKSEAALQALRAETSQRGMDELWKVERTMDQEEERRLAQQNAELIRTSEQADLIVLGGSGFLLAFLGIAAFSSRRDMRLREREQLEREQARTREHETRMAAEGERQRLYYQRIILQAPAAVGLFRASDQRCELANPALAKLYGGRELVGRTVRDVHAEPPGGRLVEMFNTVLSTGQPYTTNGYRLVLERAADGRSTEAFVNLTYQPLQDARGQVDAVLLFAVEVTEQVGARRAAEEALSQRQRAETALRENEAHLRRTLKASDVGSWEADLRTQRVVWSPQAEAMSGMAPHTFPGTVDSFLALVHPEDRQPLAQRLAPSSNDPGEFRLEYRVLRADGGIRWHENRGRLLFDDAGQPVKLAGVLLDITPRKLAEQSQRESENRFRILAETLPQLIWMSRADGAAEYFNPRWYEYTGQSAEQARGDGWMRALHPDDVAPTLVTMRRAVASGEPYVVEFRLRRGADAAYRWFITRGLALRDSAGNCTHWIGTCTDIDDQKRGSESLRFLSEMSGVLATSLEHAETLRQVARLAVPTLADWCIVDVMDEDNRLERVEVAHADPALADLADTLRRFPLRGPSIPDSQTVRTDQTIYLAEVTGAHLQQYTREAEHLRVVLSLKLRSVVSVPLLARGRTLGVLTFCTTSLSGRRYERGDVLRLEEVAQRAALAIDNARLFSLARTERERAEAANRLKDEFLATVSHELRTPLTAMIGWLKLLRDGRLPPAKHARALETVDRNAHAQAQLIEDLLDVSRIVSGKLRLEPQPVHLAGIIQAAMESMRPAAEAKGMRLNAELDTRDDVVMGDAARLQQVAWNLLSNAVKFSPGDHDIWVRLRREGGAMELTVEDEGPGIPEEFLPHLFERFRRLEGGSTRQHGGLGLGLAIVRHLVELHGGTVHATSRAPGRGALFTVRLPPAPSALAPEASGPPAPSSAPAPNTWPALAGRHILVVDDQDDSREMLRLVMEDHGARVSTAASAQEALRVLVAERPELLVSDIGMPGEDGYALINRVRALPPAQGGTIAAVALTAYARVEDRTRALTAGFDMHVSKPVEPDELLSVLSNLVALSPRG; this is encoded by the coding sequence ATGGGAACCCAGCACTCCGACCAAGGCATGGACGCCACCCCTCCACAGCGCCCCGGCTCCCCCTCCCCTCAGAGCCCGCCCACCCGGAGCCCGGGTTGGCCCGCGCTGCCGGCACTCGCCGGGTACGCCGCGGCATTGCTCTCCGTGGTCCTCATCGCCGGCCTCTTCCTGCGCTCCAGCCATGCGCTGACCCAGGCGTCCTTCCGCCTGGCGCGCACCCTGGACTTCATCAACGAAGCGGACCACCTGCTCTCCCTGGTGAAGGAAGCGGAGACCAACCAGCGCGGCTATCTGCTGCTGCGCGAGGAGCGGGGCCTGGCCGCCTACCAGGAAGCACGGCGGCTCATCGACCCTTCCCTCGACCGCCTGCGCACCCTCGCGCCGGACGACCCCCGCCAGCGCGAGCGGCTCGAGCGGATGGCCTCGCTCATCCAGCGGGAGTTCGCGTCGATGGAGCGGCCCCTCGCGCTCATGCGGGCCGGCAAGTCGGAGGCCGCGCTCCAGGCGCTGCGCGCGGAGACGAGCCAGCGCGGGATGGACGAGTTGTGGAAGGTCGAGCGGACGATGGACCAGGAGGAGGAGCGGCGCCTCGCGCAGCAGAACGCGGAGCTGATCCGGACCTCCGAACAGGCCGACCTCATCGTCCTGGGAGGCAGCGGCTTCCTGCTCGCCTTCCTCGGCATCGCCGCGTTCAGCTCCAGGCGGGACATGCGCCTGCGGGAGCGGGAACAGCTCGAGCGCGAGCAGGCGCGAACGCGGGAGCACGAAACCCGGATGGCGGCGGAGGGCGAGCGGCAGCGCCTGTACTACCAGCGCATCATCCTGCAGGCGCCCGCCGCGGTGGGCCTGTTCCGGGCGTCCGATCAGCGCTGCGAGCTGGCCAACCCGGCGCTCGCGAAGCTCTACGGCGGCCGTGAGCTGGTGGGCCGCACCGTGCGCGACGTCCACGCCGAACCCCCGGGCGGCCGCCTCGTCGAGATGTTCAACACGGTGCTGAGCACCGGCCAGCCCTATACGACCAACGGCTACCGGCTCGTGCTCGAGCGCGCCGCGGATGGCCGGAGCACCGAGGCCTTCGTCAACCTCACCTACCAACCCTTGCAGGATGCGCGCGGACAGGTGGATGCCGTGCTGCTGTTCGCGGTGGAGGTGACGGAGCAGGTGGGCGCGCGGCGCGCCGCGGAGGAGGCCCTGTCCCAGCGCCAGCGAGCGGAAACGGCGCTGCGTGAGAACGAGGCCCACCTGCGGCGGACCCTGAAGGCCTCGGACGTGGGCTCCTGGGAGGCGGACCTGCGCACCCAGCGCGTGGTGTGGTCCCCCCAGGCCGAGGCGATGTCCGGCATGGCGCCCCACACGTTTCCGGGCACCGTGGACTCCTTCCTGGCGCTCGTTCATCCCGAGGACCGACAGCCGCTGGCCCAGCGCCTGGCCCCCTCGAGCAACGATCCGGGTGAGTTCCGCCTGGAGTACCGCGTGCTGCGCGCGGACGGTGGCATCCGCTGGCACGAGAACCGGGGCCGCCTCCTGTTCGACGACGCCGGGCAGCCGGTGAAGCTCGCGGGCGTGCTCCTGGACATCACCCCGCGCAAGCTCGCCGAGCAGTCGCAGCGCGAGTCGGAGAACCGCTTCCGCATCCTCGCGGAGACCCTCCCCCAGCTCATCTGGATGTCGCGCGCGGATGGGGCGGCCGAGTACTTCAACCCGCGCTGGTACGAGTACACGGGGCAGAGCGCCGAGCAGGCCCGGGGAGATGGCTGGATGCGCGCCCTGCACCCGGACGATGTCGCGCCCACGCTCGTGACGATGCGGCGCGCGGTCGCCAGCGGAGAGCCCTACGTCGTCGAGTTCCGGCTGCGCCGGGGCGCGGACGCGGCCTACCGCTGGTTCATCACGCGGGGCCTGGCGCTACGCGACTCCGCGGGCAACTGCACCCACTGGATTGGCACCTGCACGGACATCGACGACCAGAAGCGCGGCAGCGAGTCGCTGCGCTTCCTCTCCGAGATGAGTGGCGTGCTGGCGACCTCGCTGGAGCACGCGGAGACGCTCCGGCAGGTGGCCCGCCTCGCCGTGCCCACCCTGGCCGACTGGTGCATCGTGGACGTGATGGACGAGGACAACCGCCTGGAGCGGGTCGAGGTGGCCCACGCCGACCCCGCGCTCGCGGACCTCGCCGACACCCTGCGGCGCTTCCCCCTCCGCGGCCCCTCCATCCCCGACTCCCAGACGGTGCGCACGGATCAGACCATCTACCTGGCCGAGGTGACGGGCGCGCACCTGCAGCAGTACACCCGCGAAGCCGAGCACCTGCGCGTCGTGCTGTCGCTCAAGCTGCGCTCGGTCGTGTCCGTGCCGCTGCTGGCACGAGGCCGCACGCTCGGCGTGCTGACGTTCTGCACCACCTCGCTCTCCGGACGCCGCTACGAGCGCGGTGACGTGCTGCGGCTCGAGGAGGTGGCGCAACGCGCGGCGCTCGCCATCGACAACGCGCGGCTCTTCTCCCTCGCCCGCACGGAGCGCGAACGGGCCGAGGCGGCCAACCGGCTCAAGGACGAGTTCCTCGCCACCGTCAGCCACGAGCTGCGCACACCGCTCACGGCGATGATCGGCTGGCTGAAGTTGCTCCGGGATGGCCGCCTGCCCCCCGCCAAGCATGCGCGCGCGCTGGAGACCGTGGACCGCAACGCCCACGCCCAGGCCCAGCTCATCGAGGACCTGCTGGACGTCAGCCGCATCGTCTCCGGCAAGCTGCGGCTGGAACCCCAGCCGGTCCACCTGGCGGGCATCATCCAGGCGGCCATGGAGTCCATGCGCCCCGCGGCGGAGGCCAAGGGCATGCGCTTGAACGCCGAGCTCGACACCCGGGACGACGTGGTGATGGGAGACGCGGCCCGCCTGCAACAGGTGGCGTGGAACCTGCTGTCCAACGCGGTGAAGTTCTCCCCTGGGGACCACGACATCTGGGTGCGGCTGCGGCGCGAGGGCGGCGCGATGGAGCTGACGGTGGAGGACGAGGGCCCGGGCATTCCCGAGGAATTCCTGCCCCACCTCTTCGAGCGCTTCCGCCGGCTGGAAGGAGGCAGCACGCGCCAGCACGGGGGCCTGGGCCTGGGGCTCGCCATCGTGCGCCACCTCGTGGAGCTGCACGGGGGCACGGTGCACGCCACCAGCCGGGCGCCGGGCCGGGGCGCCCTCTTCACCGTCCGCCTGCCCCCCGCGCCCTCCGCGCTCGCGCCGGAAGCCTCCGGGCCCCCCGCGCCCTCGAGCGCCCCCGCGCCCAACACCTGGCCCGCCCTCGCCGGGCGGCACATCCTCGTCGTGGATGACCAGGACGACAGCCGCGAGATGCTCCGGCTGGTGATGGAGGACCACGGGGCGCGCGTCAGCACCGCCGCCTCCGCCCAGGAGGCCCTGCGCGTGCTCGTCGCCGAGCGGCCCGAGCTGCTCGTCTCGGACATCGGCATGCCCGGCGAGGACGGCTACGCGCTCATCAACCGGGTGCGCGCCCTGCCTCCCGCCCAGGGCGGAACCATCGCCGCGGTGGCCCTCACCGCCTACGCCCGCGTCGAGGACCGCACCCGGGCGCTCACCGCGGGCTTCGACATGCACGTGTCCAAGCCCGTCGAGCCCGACGAGCTGCTCTCCGTGCTCTCCAACCTCGTGGCCCTCTCTCCTCGCGGCTGA
- a CDS encoding PrkA family serine protein kinase, protein MKDVENKGSSWIARIAALQDVKTYAELHWEGSFEDYLEIVRKNPKVTRTAFQRIYDMILSHGKTEYIDNKKKLIRYHFFSDEKFGGRDAIFGLDVPLMKLVNVFKSAAQGYGTEKRVILLHGPVGSSKSTIARLLKKGLEEYSKTPEGASYTFSWTLDKKNPEGTGTIREKMKCPMNEEPLNLIPREWRGKVLTELSPPESGYTIPDGSELCPACRYVFKDLMTQYKGDFAKVIEHVTVNRLIFSEKDRVGIGTFQPKDEKNQDSTELTGDINYRKIAEYGSDSDPRAFNFDGEFNIANRGLIEFVEVLKLDVAFLYDLLGASQEHKIKPKKFPQTDIDEVIIGHTNEPEFKKLETNEFMEALRDRTVKIDIPYITKLSEEVKIYEKDFNSRAIKGKHIAPHTLEMAAMWAVLTRLEEPKKHNLSLLQKLKLYNGKTLPNFTEDNIKELRKEASREGLDGISARYIQDKISNALVSDKGEGCINPFMVLNELEAGLKGHSLINSDDARKRFREMLTSVKQEYEDIVKNEVQRAISADEDAIGKLCGNYIDNIKAYTQKEKVKNKYTGLYEEPDERLMRSIEEKIDIPDSRKDDFRREIMNYIGALAVDGKTFNYRTNERLHKALELKLFEDQKDSIKLKNLVSTVVDKETQEKIDLVKDRMMKNYGYCEICSTDVLNFVASIFARGDAKE, encoded by the coding sequence ATGAAGGACGTGGAAAACAAGGGGTCGTCGTGGATCGCGCGCATCGCCGCGCTCCAGGACGTGAAGACCTACGCGGAACTCCACTGGGAAGGGTCCTTCGAGGACTACCTGGAGATCGTCCGCAAGAACCCCAAGGTCACTCGCACCGCCTTCCAGAGGATCTACGACATGATCCTCTCGCACGGGAAGACGGAGTACATCGACAACAAGAAGAAGCTCATCCGCTACCACTTCTTCTCCGACGAGAAGTTCGGCGGCCGTGACGCCATCTTCGGCCTGGACGTGCCGCTGATGAAGCTCGTCAACGTCTTCAAGTCCGCCGCCCAGGGTTACGGCACGGAAAAGCGCGTCATCCTCCTGCACGGCCCCGTGGGCTCCTCCAAGTCCACCATCGCGCGCCTGCTCAAGAAGGGCCTGGAGGAGTACTCCAAGACGCCCGAGGGCGCCTCCTACACCTTCAGCTGGACGCTGGACAAGAAGAACCCCGAGGGCACGGGCACCATCCGCGAGAAGATGAAGTGCCCGATGAACGAGGAGCCGCTCAACCTCATCCCCCGCGAGTGGCGCGGCAAGGTCCTCACCGAGCTGTCCCCGCCGGAGAGCGGCTACACGATTCCCGATGGCAGCGAGCTGTGCCCCGCGTGCCGCTACGTCTTCAAGGACCTGATGACCCAGTACAAGGGCGACTTCGCCAAGGTCATCGAGCACGTCACGGTCAACCGGCTCATCTTCAGCGAGAAGGACCGCGTGGGCATCGGCACCTTCCAGCCCAAGGACGAGAAGAACCAGGACTCCACCGAGCTCACCGGCGACATCAACTACCGGAAGATCGCCGAGTACGGCTCGGACTCGGACCCGCGCGCCTTCAACTTCGATGGCGAGTTCAACATCGCCAACCGCGGCCTCATCGAGTTCGTCGAGGTGCTCAAGCTCGACGTGGCCTTCCTCTATGACCTCTTGGGTGCCTCGCAAGAGCACAAGATCAAGCCCAAGAAGTTCCCCCAGACGGACATCGACGAGGTCATCATCGGGCACACCAACGAGCCCGAGTTCAAGAAGCTCGAGACCAACGAGTTCATGGAGGCGTTGCGTGACCGTACGGTGAAGATCGACATCCCGTACATCACCAAGCTGTCCGAGGAGGTGAAGATCTACGAGAAGGACTTCAACTCCCGCGCCATCAAGGGCAAGCACATCGCGCCGCACACGCTGGAGATGGCGGCCATGTGGGCGGTGCTCACGCGCCTGGAGGAGCCCAAGAAGCACAACCTGTCGCTCCTGCAGAAGCTCAAGCTCTACAACGGCAAGACCCTGCCCAACTTCACCGAGGACAACATCAAGGAGTTGCGCAAGGAGGCCAGCCGCGAGGGCCTCGATGGCATCAGCGCCCGCTACATCCAGGACAAGATCTCCAACGCCCTGGTGAGCGACAAGGGCGAGGGCTGCATCAACCCCTTCATGGTGCTCAACGAGCTGGAGGCGGGCCTCAAGGGCCACTCCCTCATCAACAGCGACGACGCGCGCAAGCGCTTCCGCGAGATGCTCACCAGCGTGAAGCAGGAGTACGAGGACATCGTCAAGAACGAGGTCCAGCGCGCCATCAGCGCCGACGAGGACGCCATCGGCAAGCTGTGCGGCAACTACATCGACAACATCAAGGCCTACACCCAGAAGGAGAAGGTCAAGAACAAGTACACCGGCCTCTACGAGGAGCCGGATGAGCGCCTGATGCGGTCGATCGAAGAGAAGATCGACATCCCCGACAGCCGCAAGGACGACTTCCGCCGGGAGATCATGAACTACATCGGCGCGCTCGCCGTGGACGGCAAGACCTTCAACTACCGGACCAACGAGCGGCTCCACAAGGCGCTCGAGCTCAAGCTGTTCGAGGACCAGAAGGACAGCATCAAGCTGAAGAACCTGGTGTCCACGGTGGTGGACAAGGAGACCCAGGAGAAGATCGATCTGGTGAAGGACCGGATGATGAAGAACTACGGCTACTGCGAGATCTGCTCCACGGACGTGCTCAACTTCGTGGCGAGCATCTTCGCGCGCGGTGACGCCAAGGAATAG